One region of Qingrenia yutianensis genomic DNA includes:
- the rpoD gene encoding RNA polymerase sigma factor RpoD, which yields MAEEKNVEVEQTQGAAGKKEIIKTLIAIGQKKGVLSYKEIADALSEIDLDVKQIEKVYETLEHLGIELVEDLDRELAEIQTNEEEIDLSIPEGVGLDDPVRMYLKEIGKVPLLSSDEEIELAERMHNGDEAAKKRLSEANLRLVVSIAKRYVGRGMLFLDLIQEGNLGLIKAVEKFDYTKGYKFSTYATWWIRQAITRAIADQARTIRIPVHMVETINKLIRVSRQLLQELGREPRVDEIANAMGVNDEKVREIMKIAQEPVSLETPIGEEEDSILGDFIPDNDAPAPSDMAAFMLLKEQLMNVLETLTPREEKVLRLRFGLDDGRARTLEEVGKEFNVTRERIRQIEAKALRKLRHPSRSKKLKDFLE from the coding sequence ATGGCTGAAGAAAAAAACGTTGAGGTTGAACAGACTCAAGGCGCTGCCGGTAAAAAAGAGATTATAAAAACGCTTATTGCAATCGGTCAGAAAAAGGGTGTGTTGTCATACAAAGAAATTGCTGATGCTCTTTCCGAAATTGATTTAGATGTAAAGCAGATTGAAAAGGTTTATGAAACTCTGGAGCATTTGGGCATTGAGCTTGTTGAAGATTTAGACCGCGAGCTTGCCGAAATTCAAACCAACGAGGAGGAAATTGACCTGTCAATTCCCGAAGGCGTCGGTTTGGACGACCCTGTGCGAATGTATCTTAAAGAAATCGGAAAGGTGCCTCTTTTGAGCAGTGATGAGGAAATCGAGCTTGCCGAGAGAATGCACAACGGCGACGAGGCTGCGAAAAAAAGGCTTTCCGAGGCGAACTTAAGGCTGGTTGTCAGCATTGCAAAACGCTATGTCGGCAGAGGTATGCTTTTTCTCGACCTTATCCAGGAAGGCAATCTCGGTCTTATAAAAGCGGTTGAAAAATTCGACTACACAAAAGGCTACAAATTCAGCACATACGCAACCTGGTGGATAAGACAGGCGATTACGCGCGCCATTGCCGACCAGGCGAGAACCATAAGAATACCTGTTCATATGGTGGAAACCATAAATAAGCTTATAAGAGTGTCGCGCCAGCTTTTGCAGGAACTCGGACGCGAGCCGAGAGTGGACGAAATCGCAAATGCAATGGGGGTAAACGATGAAAAGGTGCGCGAAATTATGAAAATCGCACAGGAACCCGTGTCGCTTGAAACGCCTATCGGCGAGGAGGAGGACAGTATCCTCGGTGACTTTATTCCCGATAACGACGCGCCCGCACCGTCGGATATGGCGGCGTTTATGCTGCTTAAAGAACAGCTTATGAACGTTCTCGAAACGCTCACACCGCGTGAGGAAAAGGTTTTAAGACTGCGTTTCGGTCTTGACGACGGCAGAGCGAGAACGCTTGAGGAAGTCGGAAAAGAATTTAACGTTACCCGTGAGAGAATACGTCAGATTGAGGCGAAAGCACTGCGTAAATTAAGACACCCGAGCAGAAGCAAAAAGCTTAAAGATTTTCTTGAATAA
- the rbr gene encoding rubrerythrin, producing MELNGSKTEANLRAAFAGETQARTKYTYYASQAKKDGFEQIAAIFAETAENEKEHAKIWFKLLKKGMPKTLDNLKDAADGENYEWTDMYKKFADEAREEGFNEIASLFEKVGEIEKEHEQRYKKLIENLEKNEVFKKSGKVMWICRNCGHLHYGDSAPEVCPVCSHPKSFFEVKPENY from the coding sequence ATGGAATTGAACGGTTCTAAAACAGAGGCTAATCTGCGCGCGGCATTTGCCGGCGAAACACAGGCGAGAACAAAGTACACATATTATGCGTCGCAAGCGAAAAAAGACGGCTTTGAGCAGATTGCCGCCATTTTTGCGGAAACTGCGGAAAACGAAAAAGAGCACGCAAAAATTTGGTTTAAACTTCTCAAAAAAGGTATGCCCAAAACGCTTGACAACTTAAAAGACGCGGCGGACGGCGAAAACTACGAATGGACGGATATGTATAAAAAATTCGCCGATGAGGCACGCGAAGAGGGCTTTAACGAGATTGCGTCGCTTTTTGAAAAGGTGGGCGAAATTGAGAAAGAGCACGAGCAAAGATACAAAAAGCTCATTGAAAATCTTGAGAAAAACGAGGTGTTCAAAAAGAGCGGTAAGGTTATGTGGATTTGCCGAAACTGCGGTCATCTGCACTACGGCGACTCGGCCCCTGAGGTCTGCCCCGTTTGCAGTCACCCGAAGTCGTTTTTTGAGGTTAAACCCGAAAATTATTGA
- a CDS encoding GNAT family N-acetyltransferase, with amino-acid sequence MLKPLEICDFDKVYKIMDESFPSDERRSYDGQKKLFEEDEYRIFARYDGEDVTAFIALWDFEDFAYIEHFAVNEKSRNGGIGAKMLAEILKIFNKTVCLEVEPPENEIAQRRIKFYERNGFFLNNFEYLQPSLGDGKGEIPLLVMTSGKSADRRGFEKIRNVLYEKVYRVKK; translated from the coding sequence ATGCTTAAACCGCTTGAAATATGCGATTTTGACAAGGTTTATAAAATTATGGACGAAAGTTTTCCGTCCGATGAACGCCGTTCGTATGACGGGCAAAAAAAGCTTTTTGAAGAGGACGAATACCGTATTTTTGCGCGTTATGACGGTGAAGATGTGACCGCGTTTATCGCGCTGTGGGATTTTGAAGATTTTGCGTATATAGAGCATTTTGCGGTGAACGAAAAAAGCCGTAACGGCGGTATCGGCGCGAAAATGCTTGCGGAAATTTTAAAAATTTTCAATAAAACCGTCTGCCTTGAAGTTGAACCTCCCGAAAACGAAATTGCACAACGGCGTATTAAATTTTATGAAAGAAACGGATTTTTCCTAAACAATTTTGAATATCTCCAGCCGTCTTTGGGCGATGGAAAAGGCGAAATTCCGCTCCTTGTTATGACGTCGGGCAAAAGTGCTGACAGGCGCGGATTTGAAAAAATAAGAAATGTCTTGTATGAAAAAGTTTACAGGGTAAAAAAATAA
- the dnaG gene encoding DNA primase, translating into MPRYPEYVIQEVIDKSDIVDVVSEYVPLKKSGSNYMGLCPFHNEKTPSFSVSPQKGIFHCFGCGEGGTAISFVMKMENLTFLEALKKLADRANVALPETSYADSKKEAAIRDKKELYFELNKKAALFYYGMLSKKEGAPAVAYFKERQLDGRCAKFYTLGYSPNSRTALLDYLKGEGYKEEDIFAAGLASKNDSGAYFDRFRNRIMFPIFNANDKAIGFGARRITEDVNPKYLNTADTLIYNKSKNLYSLNVARRSKCGEVILVEGYMDVISVVKHGIANVVATLGTALTSDQAKLLKRYFNEIIICYDSDDAGLEAKKRAIMLLRDFDIKVSVMTVEGAKDTDEFLKKYGQDRFLALINKRKSDLLYLMDIFGAKYELQINVEDRIRYVSDLLPYLAKVKNDVELDIYVEEIARRAKTGAQAIYAQLGKTRVVKGEQSVQSPDILPYAGAIVSDKLEKTRELLLSVLADSVSIFERFDGEIDEKLFENKTHIKLFNIIKERAKEHQRLEAGSVMTLFDEDEIGEVTKILSIDAMCDDKTRAVTDYIAAIKQEMRKAKISELLKSGDMEKLNEFLKNK; encoded by the coding sequence TTGCCGCGTTATCCCGAATACGTTATTCAGGAGGTTATCGACAAAAGCGATATTGTCGATGTCGTTTCCGAATACGTTCCGCTTAAAAAAAGCGGTTCAAATTATATGGGCCTTTGCCCGTTTCATAACGAAAAAACACCTTCGTTTTCGGTGTCGCCGCAAAAGGGAATTTTTCATTGTTTCGGCTGCGGAGAAGGCGGAACGGCGATAAGCTTTGTTATGAAAATGGAAAATTTAACCTTTTTGGAGGCGCTTAAAAAGCTTGCGGACAGGGCGAACGTCGCACTTCCCGAAACAAGTTATGCCGACAGCAAAAAAGAGGCTGCAATAAGGGATAAAAAAGAACTTTATTTTGAACTTAACAAAAAGGCGGCGCTTTTCTATTACGGTATGCTCTCAAAAAAAGAGGGCGCGCCTGCGGTTGCGTATTTCAAAGAAAGACAGCTCGACGGGCGGTGCGCAAAGTTTTATACTCTCGGATATTCCCCCAATTCGCGGACTGCGCTTTTGGATTATCTCAAGGGCGAGGGATATAAAGAGGAGGATATTTTCGCCGCCGGACTTGCGTCGAAAAACGACTCGGGCGCATATTTCGACCGTTTCAGAAACCGCATTATGTTTCCTATTTTTAATGCAAACGACAAGGCTATCGGCTTCGGTGCGCGCCGTATCACGGAGGACGTAAACCCGAAATATTTAAACACCGCCGATACGCTTATTTACAATAAAAGCAAAAATCTGTATTCTTTAAACGTTGCGCGCCGTTCAAAATGCGGTGAGGTTATCTTGGTTGAGGGATATATGGACGTTATCAGCGTTGTTAAACACGGCATTGCAAACGTTGTTGCGACGCTCGGCACGGCGCTTACCTCCGACCAGGCAAAACTTTTAAAACGCTATTTCAACGAAATAATTATCTGCTACGACAGCGACGACGCGGGACTTGAGGCGAAAAAACGCGCGATAATGCTTTTGCGCGATTTCGACATAAAGGTAAGCGTTATGACGGTTGAGGGCGCGAAAGATACCGACGAATTTTTGAAAAAATACGGGCAAGACCGATTTTTGGCGCTGATAAACAAGCGAAAATCCGATTTACTGTATTTAATGGATATTTTTGGGGCAAAATATGAACTGCAAATAAACGTTGAGGACAGAATACGCTATGTTTCCGACCTTTTGCCGTATCTTGCAAAGGTGAAAAACGACGTGGAGCTTGATATTTACGTTGAGGAGATTGCGCGCCGTGCAAAAACGGGTGCGCAGGCGATATACGCCCAGCTCGGCAAAACACGCGTTGTAAAAGGAGAGCAAAGCGTGCAAAGCCCCGATATTCTGCCGTATGCCGGCGCGATTGTGTCGGACAAACTCGAAAAAACGCGCGAACTTCTTTTGTCGGTGCTTGCCGACAGTGTGAGCATTTTTGAGCGTTTTGACGGCGAAATCGACGAAAAACTTTTTGAAAACAAAACTCATATCAAACTTTTTAATATAATCAAAGAACGCGCAAAAGAGCACCAGCGCCTCGAGGCAGGCAGTGTTATGACGCTTTTCGATGAGGACGAAATCGGCGAGGTTACAAAAATTTTGTCAATCGACGCAATGTGCGACGATAAAACGAGAGCCGTCACCGATTATATTGCCGCGATTAAGCAGGAAATGCGCAAGGCGAAAATAAGCGAGCTTTTAAAAAGCGGAGATATGGAAAAGCTGAATGAGTTTTTAAAAAATAAATAA
- a CDS encoding deoxyguanosinetriphosphate triphosphohydrolase: MNIREQSEMLEERYLCEYACFSKNTKGRQKFEEKCQIRTDFSRDRDRIVHSKAFRRLKHKTQVFISPDNDHYRTRLTHTLEVSQIAATIAKALRLNADLTEAISLGHDLGHTPFGHMGEHILNELSPHGFKHYEQSLRVVDVLEKGGGGLNLTYEVRDGILNHAGTMTASTFEGKIIKYADRFAYLNHDIDDAIRAEIIKNDDLPREYIKVLGDRHSKRINTLITDIINTTLKNKEVSMSAEIEGAMMGLRAFMFDTVYKKIGEQDKKVELVIEKMYKYYLENPEKMPGEFVNLLKNYDADTVVCDYIASMTDGYILKRFNALFVPQTW, from the coding sequence TTGAACATACGCGAGCAGAGCGAAATGCTTGAAGAAAGGTACCTATGCGAGTATGCGTGTTTTTCAAAAAACACAAAAGGACGTCAAAAATTTGAGGAAAAGTGTCAAATCCGCACCGATTTTTCGCGCGACCGCGACCGAATTGTCCATTCAAAAGCATTCAGACGGTTAAAGCACAAAACACAGGTTTTCATATCGCCCGACAACGACCATTACAGAACGCGCCTCACGCACACGCTTGAGGTTTCGCAGATTGCCGCAACCATTGCAAAGGCACTGCGTTTAAACGCCGATTTGACCGAGGCTATAAGCCTTGGGCACGATTTGGGACACACGCCGTTCGGGCATATGGGCGAGCATATTTTGAACGAACTTTCGCCTCACGGGTTCAAGCATTATGAGCAAAGCCTGCGCGTGGTTGACGTTCTTGAAAAGGGCGGCGGGGGATTAAATCTCACATACGAGGTGCGCGACGGAATTTTAAACCACGCAGGCACTATGACGGCAAGCACGTTTGAGGGAAAAATTATCAAATATGCCGACCGTTTTGCGTATCTCAACCACGATATTGACGACGCAATCCGTGCCGAAATAATCAAAAACGACGACTTGCCGAGAGAATATATAAAAGTTCTCGGCGACCGCCATTCAAAACGCATAAACACGCTTATTACCGACATCATAAACACCACGCTGAAAAACAAGGAAGTGTCTATGAGCGCCGAAATCGAGGGCGCAATGATGGGACTGCGTGCGTTTATGTTTGACACGGTTTACAAAAAAATCGGCGAGCAGGACAAAAAAGTTGAGCTTGTTATTGAAAAAATGTATAAATATTATCTTGAAAATCCCGAAAAAATGCCCGGCGAATTTGTGAATTTGCTCAAAAATTACGACGCCGACACCGTTGTGTGCGACTATATTGCGAGTATGACGGACGGATATATTTTAAAGCGTTTCAATGCGCTTTTCGTTCCGCAGACGTGGTAA
- a CDS encoding Fur family transcriptional regulator: protein MKTTRYSHQREVILDNVLSRKDHPTAEQIYEDVKKEIPNISLGTVYRNLNFLAGEGKILKVDLEKSVFDSTLEGHNHMLCEKCGRVVDVDVDINTANFFDKLGNIITKADVRFTGICAQCKNL, encoded by the coding sequence ATGAAAACTACGCGTTATTCACATCAGCGTGAAGTGATACTCGACAACGTTTTGTCGCGCAAAGACCACCCCACCGCGGAACAGATTTACGAGGACGTTAAAAAGGAAATCCCGAATATCAGCCTTGGTACGGTGTACCGAAACTTAAATTTTCTTGCCGGCGAGGGCAAAATTTTGAAGGTCGATTTGGAAAAATCCGTTTTTGACAGCACGCTTGAAGGGCATAATCATATGCTCTGCGAAAAATGCGGACGGGTGGTTGACGTTGACGTTGACATTAACACCGCGAATTTTTTTGACAAACTTGGAAATATTATAACTAAGGCGGACGTGCGCTTTACAGGTATCTGCGCACAGTGCAAAAATCTTTGA
- a CDS encoding peptidylprolyl isomerase: MKNAKTFISGVLAGALAMSAPALANGVKQLIEAELNTVNITVDGVKVDGENILYNDRTYVPLRQIAEMLGKDVAWDEATNTADIADSHSKTFDGETVGNIGGEDVKKGELDMYVSLAKAQNSGISDADAETKAKENLAYDRALCAFAKENGIEAGEEFETAYANYIKNMNAQYAMQGGADGEFNKLLEALGYTDESYKHVQKMSYIKSKLIAKNSALYAPKGDEISKYYADNKEQFKYDGIKAKHILFSTVGADGNAMSDADVKKVEAKAYEIYNKIKNGADFDELMNQFSEDPGLAQNPDGYTFTKGDMVKEFEDAAYKLGVGKVSTPVKTAYGYHIIKVVEKIDYLQPADASVKNYITAQIENQKLDKDVSEKLSSMNASWN; the protein is encoded by the coding sequence ATGAAAAACGCAAAAACATTCATCTCGGGCGTTCTCGCCGGTGCACTTGCAATGTCGGCGCCTGCGCTCGCAAACGGCGTAAAACAACTCATCGAGGCGGAACTCAACACCGTTAACATCACGGTTGACGGCGTAAAGGTTGACGGCGAAAACATACTTTACAACGACAGAACATACGTTCCTCTGCGCCAAATTGCCGAAATGCTCGGCAAGGACGTTGCCTGGGACGAGGCGACAAACACCGCGGACATCGCGGACAGTCACAGCAAAACTTTTGACGGCGAAACTGTCGGAAATATCGGCGGTGAGGACGTTAAAAAAGGCGAACTCGATATGTATGTTTCGCTCGCGAAGGCGCAGAACAGCGGAATTTCCGACGCGGACGCGGAAACAAAGGCAAAAGAAAACCTCGCATACGACCGTGCGCTTTGCGCATTTGCCAAAGAAAACGGCATTGAGGCAGGCGAGGAATTTGAAACCGCATATGCAAACTACATAAAAAATATGAACGCGCAGTATGCTATGCAGGGCGGTGCGGACGGCGAATTTAACAAGCTTTTGGAGGCGCTCGGCTACACAGACGAGTCGTACAAGCACGTGCAGAAAATGTCATATATAAAGTCGAAACTTATCGCGAAAAACAGCGCGCTTTACGCTCCGAAAGGCGACGAAATTTCAAAATATTATGCCGACAACAAAGAGCAGTTTAAATATGACGGCATAAAAGCAAAGCACATTTTGTTCTCAACCGTCGGCGCGGACGGCAATGCAATGAGTGACGCGGACGTTAAAAAGGTTGAAGCAAAGGCGTATGAAATCTACAACAAAATCAAAAACGGCGCAGATTTCGACGAGCTTATGAACCAATTTTCCGAGGACCCCGGTCTTGCGCAAAATCCCGACGGATACACCTTTACAAAAGGCGATATGGTGAAAGAATTTGAGGACGCGGCGTATAAACTCGGCGTCGGCAAGGTGTCCACACCGGTAAAAACCGCATACGGCTATCACATCATCAAGGTTGTTGAAAAAATCGACTACCTCCAGCCAGCAGACGCGTCGGTTAAAAATTATATCACGGCGCAGATTGAAAATCAAAAACTCGACAAAGACGTTTCGGAAAAGCTTTCATCTATGAATGCAAGCTGGAACTAA
- the prfB gene encoding peptide chain release factor 2 (programmed frameshift), whose protein sequence is MIELEQLKIELSALSDSIKNLGIHFDVDGAQKQIDELEKETMVEGFWDDLEKSQKILKKSKALKNKVESYESLKNDYDDTLTMIEMAIEEDDDSVYAELNDSAEKIKKRLETLTLETLLSGPYDKNNAILTLHAGAGGTEAQDWVEMLLRMYTRYAERREFSVETLDYLAGEEAGVKSVTILISGLNAYGYLKAEKGIHRLVRISPFDASGRRHTSFASCEVMPEIEDDLEIEINPDDLRVDTYRSSGAGGQHINKTDSAIRITHIPTGIVVSCQNERSQHKNRETAMKMLKSKLIEIKEREHMEKIEDIKGVQKDIAWGSQIRSYVFHPYNLVKDHRTGYEMGNIGAVMDGDLDGFINEYLKQSNLGTIEVK, encoded by the exons ATGATTGAACTTGAGCAGCTTAAAATCGAGCTTTCCGCTTTAAGTGACAGCATTAAGAATTTG GGGATTCACTTTGACGTGGACGGCGCACAAAAACAGATAGACGAGCTGGAAAAAGAAACTATGGTTGAGGGATTTTGGGACGATTTGGAGAAAAGCCAGAAAATACTGAAAAAATCCAAGGCGCTCAAAAACAAGGTTGAAAGCTACGAAAGCCTTAAAAACGACTACGACGACACGCTTACAATGATTGAAATGGCAATCGAGGAGGACGACGACAGCGTTTATGCGGAGCTTAACGACTCGGCGGAAAAGATAAAGAAACGTCTTGAAACGCTCACGCTGGAAACACTTTTGTCTGGTCCTTATGACAAAAACAACGCGATTTTGACACTGCACGCCGGCGCAGGCGGAACAGAGGCGCAGGACTGGGTTGAAATGCTTCTTCGTATGTATACGCGCTACGCCGAAAGACGCGAATTTTCGGTTGAAACGCTGGACTATTTAGCCGGCGAGGAGGCAGGCGTAAAAAGCGTTACAATCCTTATTTCGGGACTTAACGCATACGGCTATCTCAAGGCGGAAAAGGGTATTCACCGCCTCGTTCGAATTTCGCCGTTCGACGCGTCGGGCAGACGTCACACGTCGTTTGCGTCGTGCGAGGTTATGCCCGAAATCGAGGACGATTTGGAAATCGAAATCAATCCCGACGATTTGAGGGTTGACACCTACCGTTCGAGCGGTGCGGGCGGTCAGCACATCAACAAAACCGACTCCGCGATACGAATTACCCACATTCCGACGGGAATTGTGGTGTCGTGCCAGAACGAACGTTCACAGCACAAAAACCGTGAAACAGCTATGAAAATGCTCAAATCCAAGCTTATTGAAATTAAGGAACGCGAGCATATGGAAAAAATCGAGGACATCAAGGGCGTGCAGAAAGACATCGCCTGGGGAAGCCAAATCCGTTCGTATGTTTTCCACCCGTACAACCTTGTGAAAGACCACAGAACAGGCTACGAAATGGGAAATATCGGCGCGGTGATGGACGGCGATTTGGACGGATTTATCAACGAATATTTAAAACAGTCCAACCTCGGCACAATAGAGGTAAAATAA
- a CDS encoding flavodoxin family protein, with translation MSKKIIAVNASPHKDGDTAFMLKTALDILNKKGFDTELIYLQSALNSAKTPFCMCCSSPCSKACYKGTELETVLDKMEKADCVIFGSPVYFGVMTAQLKCLFDKTRDARSRKAFVGKLGCAFVCGGSLFGGQEATVRSIHDAMLVDGFTIVGTSSQNGAGHFGVCARHPANADENALSRIDIICERIAEEVK, from the coding sequence ATGAGTAAAAAAATTATTGCGGTAAACGCAAGTCCGCACAAGGACGGCGACACCGCGTTTATGCTTAAAACCGCGCTCGATATTTTAAATAAAAAAGGTTTTGACACCGAGCTTATCTATCTTCAGAGCGCGCTCAATTCCGCAAAAACACCGTTTTGTATGTGCTGTTCGTCGCCGTGCAGCAAGGCTTGCTACAAGGGCACGGAGCTTGAAACGGTTTTGGATAAAATGGAAAAAGCCGACTGCGTTATTTTCGGTTCGCCCGTATATTTCGGTGTTATGACCGCCCAGCTTAAATGTCTTTTTGACAAAACGCGCGACGCACGCTCGCGCAAGGCGTTTGTCGGCAAACTCGGCTGTGCGTTTGTCTGCGGAGGCTCGCTTTTCGGCGGACAGGAGGCAACCGTGCGCTCAATTCACGACGCTATGCTGGTTGACGGCTTCACAATCGTCGGCACAAGTTCACAGAATGGTGCGGGGCACTTCGGCGTATGCGCCCGTCACCCTGCAAATGCCGACGAAAACGCGCTTTCGAGAATTGACATTATTTGCGAAAGAATTGCCGAGGAGGTTAAGTAA
- a CDS encoding pro-sigmaK processing inhibitor BofA family protein: MELELFSKFLGYILGLLIIFTVCKIFFKPLKVIFKFFFSSFLGLVLLFIINSFSHITGFYIGINPITALILGLLGVPGIIVIAILKFFIM, translated from the coding sequence ATGGAGTTGGAACTGTTTTCTAAATTTCTCGGCTACATACTCGGACTTCTGATAATTTTCACGGTTTGCAAAATCTTCTTCAAACCGCTGAAAGTGATATTTAAATTTTTCTTCAGCAGTTTTCTCGGACTGGTTCTGTTATTCATCATCAATTCATTTTCGCACATAACGGGATTTTACATCGGCATAAACCCCATAACCGCGCTGATTTTGGGGCTTTTGGGCGTGCCGGGGATTATTGTAATTGCGATACTGAAATTCTTCATTATGTGA